A genomic segment from Gemmatimonadota bacterium encodes:
- a CDS encoding DUF899 domain-containing protein encodes MAEKDIVALERQIFELTAKLNALRRDNAPGPVPNYRFDTLTGEVSLLDLFAGRDRLLAIHNMGQGCRYCTLWADGFNGMLAHLEDAMSVVLLSGDPPALQRDFANSRNWRFRLASHGGGAYIVEQTVMEGVENMPGAVIYERQGDQVLRKNSCVFGPGDLYCSLWNLLGLAGLGEAEWTPQYRYWRQPGKMDDGGANLLE; translated from the coding sequence ATGGCCGAGAAGGACATCGTTGCCCTCGAACGACAGATCTTCGAACTCACCGCTAAGCTGAACGCGTTGCGGCGGGACAATGCCCCCGGTCCGGTGCCAAACTATCGGTTCGACACCCTGACCGGAGAGGTCTCCCTGCTCGACCTGTTCGCCGGCCGCGACCGCCTGCTGGCCATCCACAACATGGGACAGGGTTGCCGGTACTGCACGCTGTGGGCGGACGGATTCAACGGCATGCTGGCCCATCTCGAGGACGCCATGTCCGTCGTGCTGTTGTCCGGTGATCCCCCCGCCCTGCAGCGTGACTTCGCCAATTCTCGGAACTGGCGCTTTCGCCTCGCTTCCCACGGGGGCGGCGCGTATATCGTCGAACAGACGGTGATGGAGGGCGTGGAGAACATGCCCGGCGCGGTGATCTACGAACGGCAGGGCGACCAGGTGCTGCGAAAGAACAGCTGCGTGTTCGGCCCCGGCGACCTGTACTGCTCCCTCTGGAACCTGTTGGGTCTTGCGGGCCTCGGCGAAGCGGAATGGACCCCGCAGTACCGGTACTGGCGCCAGCCCGGGAAGATGGATGACGGCGGCGCGAACCTGCTCGAATAG
- a CDS encoding nucleoside-binding protein, which produces MKCSNYNCLKRFAVCFMMSLAAASTVSTASAQTEFHLQVGKLRNPFAKRSVQSLVLTVQQASQWKLGDSFFFLDYLIDRERDGFNDRDFYAEWYPTLSIGKMQQSGASLGLISDLAIIAGINMGGDAKVFKFLPGFRASWDIPGFLFLNTDLTAYIDQNFGVAKGGAPKEGHSFVFDVNWAAPFDIGQHSFAFMGHAEYIGSRSNELGGRHDASILAQPQFVWDIGRAAAGEPNQLLLGFEYQYWRNKIGTDDDENTIQFLVVWRL; this is translated from the coding sequence ATGAAGTGTAGCAACTACAACTGCCTCAAGCGATTCGCGGTATGTTTTATGATGTCGTTGGCCGCGGCGTCTACGGTATCCACGGCCTCCGCCCAGACCGAGTTCCACCTGCAGGTGGGAAAGCTGAGGAATCCCTTCGCGAAAAGGAGCGTGCAGTCCCTGGTGCTCACCGTGCAGCAGGCCTCCCAATGGAAGCTCGGGGACAGTTTCTTCTTCCTTGACTATTTGATCGACCGGGAAAGGGACGGATTCAACGACCGTGATTTCTACGCCGAGTGGTATCCGACGCTCAGTATCGGCAAAATGCAGCAGTCTGGTGCCAGCCTGGGACTCATTTCCGACCTGGCGATCATTGCGGGAATCAACATGGGCGGCGACGCGAAAGTGTTCAAGTTTCTGCCTGGATTCAGGGCGTCCTGGGATATCCCCGGATTCCTGTTCCTGAACACCGATCTCACGGCCTACATCGACCAGAACTTCGGCGTGGCAAAGGGCGGTGCGCCGAAGGAAGGGCACAGTTTCGTGTTTGACGTAAACTGGGCCGCCCCTTTTGATATCGGCCAGCATTCCTTCGCCTTCATGGGCCACGCGGAGTACATCGGGAGCCGGTCCAACGAACTCGGCGGCCGGCACGACGCATCGATACTCGCGCAGCCGCAGTTCGTCTGGGACATCGGCCGGGCCGCGGCCGGCGAACCCAATCAGTTGCTGCTCGGATTCGAGTACCAGTACTGGAGAAACAAAATCGGCACGGACGACGACGAGAACACCATTCAGTTCCTGGTGGTCTGGCGTCTCTAG
- a CDS encoding phytanoyl-CoA dioxygenase family protein, whose translation MESATVRIDPREEIGFMHVDETDFGSFTTAQRIRHFEVEGYVLLPDMLDADHIARLKAELANVPMECKDYSDCQTYCLEAQWRSPAMCALIGHPPMIEFLEALMGADIVFTRGLFTRTLSGSPPISMHTDGQPYGSSIFSYEGSSPRLVRVLYYLDDLPAERAPFRVVPRSHLSFHAHGNPYVRYKSHPQEVTLCAKAGSALVIPKDVFHGTHPNRDTVPRELIQFGYRPAWSGPVQPMEEWDPGDVAAAPAQARPFLQSLNTTGLEWQQPHKPKGMKSEAPGINPDRWGD comes from the coding sequence ATGGAAAGCGCCACGGTTCGAATCGATCCTCGGGAAGAGATCGGATTCATGCACGTCGACGAGACGGACTTCGGGTCATTCACGACGGCCCAGCGCATCCGTCACTTCGAAGTCGAAGGCTACGTGCTTCTACCGGATATGCTCGACGCCGATCACATCGCACGGCTTAAGGCCGAACTGGCCAATGTGCCCATGGAATGCAAGGACTACAGCGACTGCCAGACCTACTGCCTGGAGGCCCAGTGGCGCAGTCCGGCCATGTGCGCCTTGATCGGGCATCCGCCCATGATCGAGTTCCTCGAAGCGCTGATGGGTGCGGATATCGTGTTTACGCGAGGCCTGTTCACGCGGACCCTGTCGGGTTCGCCGCCCATTTCCATGCACACGGACGGCCAGCCCTACGGCTCATCCATTTTCAGCTACGAGGGCAGTTCGCCCCGTCTGGTTCGGGTGCTTTACTACCTGGACGATTTGCCGGCGGAAAGGGCGCCGTTCCGGGTGGTTCCACGCTCGCACCTGTCCTTTCACGCCCATGGCAACCCCTACGTGCGTTACAAGTCCCATCCCCAGGAGGTGACCCTCTGCGCGAAAGCGGGATCGGCCCTGGTCATTCCCAAGGACGTTTTTCACGGTACCCATCCCAACCGCGACACGGTGCCCCGGGAACTGATCCAGTTCGGTTACCGGCCGGCCTGGTCCGGGCCCGTCCAGCCGATGGAGGAGTGGGATCCCGGGGACGTCGCCGCCGCGCCTGCACAGGCCAGGCCCTTCCTGCAGAGCCTGAATACGACCGGCCTGGAGTGGCAGCAGCCGCACAAGCCGAAGGGGATGAAGAGCGAAGCGCCGGGAATCAATCCGGACAGGTGGGGTGATTGA
- a CDS encoding Gfo/Idh/MocA family oxidoreductase codes for MGLQVGMVGTGAFAQSFIPLFKAHPQVERVVLCDLDEEKRAAAAARFEISDTSTSLDALCESAVDAVCLFTQNWLHGPQAVQALEAGKHVYSAVPPGISVAEIENLVAAARSSGAVYMLGETSYYYPGVLYCREQFARGAFGRIVYGQAEYYHDWDHGLYDVARWRGGENWRETAGIPPMYYPTHSTSQVISVTGARMTRVSCQGFRDTHEDGIYEANDWANPFSNQSALYSMSDGSVCRINEFRRVGHPGCVRMGLQGTEGGFEQTAAGASWLRKDGTRVEPLDDLLACTGQPVPGSVAMGSDPMGKVTASDGTHLGASAVHPVERLPEVFAGLPNGHAGSHQFLVDDFMMACVNGSLPPNNAWDAARYMIPGLTAHESALHGGALLEVPDLGDPPGAD; via the coding sequence ATGGGACTCCAGGTCGGTATGGTCGGCACGGGTGCGTTCGCACAGTCTTTCATTCCTCTTTTCAAGGCGCATCCGCAGGTCGAACGTGTGGTGCTGTGCGACCTGGATGAAGAGAAAAGGGCGGCTGCGGCCGCCCGTTTCGAGATCAGCGACACCAGTACCTCCCTCGATGCCCTCTGCGAATCCGCCGTGGACGCCGTGTGCCTCTTTACCCAGAACTGGCTTCACGGTCCCCAGGCCGTCCAGGCCCTGGAAGCCGGAAAACATGTGTATTCGGCCGTGCCGCCGGGGATCAGCGTAGCCGAAATCGAGAACCTGGTGGCCGCGGCCAGGTCCTCGGGCGCGGTCTACATGCTCGGCGAGACCAGCTACTATTATCCCGGCGTGCTGTATTGCCGGGAACAGTTTGCGCGGGGCGCTTTCGGCCGGATCGTATACGGCCAGGCGGAATACTACCATGACTGGGACCACGGCCTCTACGACGTGGCGCGCTGGCGCGGCGGCGAGAACTGGCGGGAGACGGCCGGCATACCGCCCATGTACTACCCCACGCATTCGACGAGCCAGGTCATTTCCGTCACCGGCGCGCGCATGACCCGGGTATCCTGCCAGGGATTTCGAGACACCCACGAGGACGGGATTTACGAGGCCAATGACTGGGCCAATCCCTTCAGCAACCAGAGCGCGCTGTACAGCATGTCCGACGGGAGTGTCTGCCGCATCAACGAGTTCCGGCGCGTGGGCCATCCGGGATGCGTGCGCATGGGACTTCAGGGGACCGAGGGCGGCTTCGAGCAGACCGCCGCAGGCGCGTCCTGGCTTAGGAAGGACGGGACCCGCGTGGAACCCCTCGACGACCTGCTCGCCTGCACCGGCCAGCCTGTGCCGGGAAGCGTTGCGATGGGAAGCGATCCGATGGGCAAGGTGACCGCTTCCGACGGCACCCACTTAGGCGCCTCCGCCGTGCACCCGGTCGAACGGCTGCCTGAGGTATTCGCCGGACTGCCCAATGGCCATGCGGGCAGCCACCAGTTCCTCGTCGACGACTTCATGATGGCCTGCGTGAACGGTTCCCTGCCCCCCAACAACGCCTGGGACGCGGCCAGGTACATGATTCCCGGTCTGACGGCCCATGAGTCCGCACTCCACGGGGGCGCACTGCTCGAGGTACCTGATCTCGGCGATCCGCCTGGCGCAGATTGA
- a CDS encoding zinc-dependent alcohol dehydrogenase family protein, protein MKAAVMDAFGSPLEVREVPDPVPSEDGVVIEVRANGICRSDWHGWMGHDPSIKLPHVPGHEFAGVVVEKGGQVRNWRVGDRVTVPFCGGCGTCAQCLAGHHHICDNEYQPGFTGWGAFAGYVAMPYADVNLVGLPDDLDFVEAASLGCRFMTAFRGVVDQGRVNGGDFVAIHGCGGVGLSATMIAAAVGAEVIAVDIDETRLQLARDFGARMTVNAKTSSDVVREIRQKTGGGALVSIDALGSKITSRNSIRCLRKRGRHVQIGLTLADEADVPIPMNAVIAKELEIVGSHGMPAHRFADLLRMVTSGALQPGRLVGKTVALDEAGAELEAMGRFSQTGVTVIDRF, encoded by the coding sequence ATGAAAGCCGCCGTAATGGACGCCTTCGGATCACCCCTCGAGGTGCGGGAAGTTCCCGATCCCGTGCCGTCGGAGGACGGCGTCGTGATCGAGGTGCGGGCCAACGGGATCTGCCGGAGCGACTGGCACGGATGGATGGGACACGACCCGTCAATCAAGCTGCCTCACGTACCGGGTCACGAATTCGCAGGGGTGGTCGTTGAGAAGGGCGGCCAGGTGCGCAACTGGCGGGTCGGCGACCGGGTGACCGTGCCCTTCTGCGGCGGATGCGGCACCTGCGCGCAGTGCCTGGCCGGCCATCACCATATCTGCGACAACGAGTACCAGCCGGGGTTTACCGGTTGGGGCGCCTTCGCCGGATACGTAGCCATGCCCTACGCCGACGTGAATCTCGTGGGCCTGCCCGATGACCTGGACTTCGTCGAGGCCGCTAGCCTGGGTTGCCGGTTCATGACGGCGTTCCGCGGCGTGGTGGACCAGGGCCGGGTGAACGGCGGTGATTTCGTGGCCATTCATGGATGCGGCGGGGTCGGGCTGTCGGCGACCATGATTGCGGCGGCCGTGGGAGCCGAGGTGATCGCCGTGGACATCGACGAGACCCGGTTGCAGCTGGCGCGGGACTTCGGCGCACGCATGACGGTGAATGCAAAGACCAGTTCCGACGTAGTCAGAGAAATACGGCAGAAGACAGGCGGCGGCGCCCTGGTCTCCATCGACGCCCTCGGGAGCAAAATCACCAGCCGCAATTCCATCCGGTGCCTGCGCAAGCGGGGCCGCCACGTGCAGATCGGCCTGACCCTGGCGGACGAGGCCGATGTCCCGATCCCCATGAACGCGGTCATTGCCAAGGAACTCGAAATCGTGGGCAGCCACGGCATGCCGGCCCATCGGTTTGCCGACCTGCTGCGCATGGTCACCTCCGGCGCGCTTCAGCCCGGCCGCCTGGTCGGCAAGACCGTCGCACTCGATGAGGCCGGCGCCGAGCTGGAAGCCATGGGCCGGTTCAGCCAGACCGGTGTAACGGTCATCGACCGGTTCTGA
- a CDS encoding ankyrin repeat domain-containing protein, translating into MRDRAVGGTVRDSPAIRLFHENWFLREAQLPEITLAEKRLIEAAMGPDPGRWDGQPDLARMTAILAGNPDVLDRIGAHLLTVIVGMRGCGGAVSFLLDRGVPFNIDTRSYNVLHEAAWAGSADTLEAVFTSGAADATPVSVDKPHTGWPANLSLMYWAAWGGFPEVARLLIDYGVGIHHERPIKGNGERGVTSLHEAVSPGLWGDDESPRNQGKREVARMLIEDGAAYDACAAAGLDDTGRLKALQAFKPDLADTTGPYGMTPLHWASRAGSLDSLRWLLDHGAEVDTRNDAHRTSIQLASECGRAEAVKLLAAAGADLDTQDRKGRTPLHRATYEGHAEAAEALLAAGADTTVLNRNGKTAFEIARKGASYLKKRT; encoded by the coding sequence GTGCGCGACAGGGCTGTGGGAGGTACGGTGCGCGACAGTCCAGCCATCAGACTGTTCCACGAAAACTGGTTCCTTCGTGAAGCGCAGTTGCCGGAGATTACCCTGGCGGAAAAGCGCCTCATTGAAGCCGCCATGGGACCGGACCCCGGTCGTTGGGATGGCCAGCCGGACCTGGCGCGGATGACCGCGATCCTTGCCGGAAATCCGGACGTGCTCGATCGCATTGGCGCCCACCTGCTTACCGTCATCGTCGGCATGCGCGGCTGTGGAGGCGCGGTGTCCTTCCTGCTTGATCGCGGCGTGCCGTTCAACATCGATACCCGTTCCTACAACGTACTCCACGAAGCGGCCTGGGCGGGTTCCGCAGATACGCTCGAAGCCGTATTCACTTCGGGCGCGGCGGACGCCACCCCGGTGTCCGTCGACAAGCCCCATACGGGCTGGCCCGCGAACCTGTCCCTCATGTACTGGGCCGCCTGGGGCGGGTTTCCAGAAGTCGCCAGGCTCCTGATCGATTACGGCGTCGGGATACATCACGAACGGCCGATCAAGGGCAACGGGGAGCGGGGCGTGACGTCCCTGCACGAGGCCGTTTCTCCCGGACTCTGGGGCGACGACGAATCACCGAGGAACCAGGGCAAGCGTGAAGTCGCCCGCATGCTGATCGAGGACGGCGCGGCCTACGATGCGTGTGCGGCGGCGGGATTGGACGACACCGGTCGTCTTAAAGCGCTCCAGGCCTTCAAACCCGATCTCGCAGACACGACTGGCCCCTACGGGATGACCCCCTTGCACTGGGCGTCGAGGGCGGGTTCGCTGGATAGTCTGCGGTGGCTGCTGGACCACGGCGCGGAGGTCGATACGCGGAACGATGCCCATCGCACGTCCATACAACTTGCGTCCGAATGCGGCCGGGCAGAGGCCGTGAAGCTGCTGGCGGCAGCAGGTGCCGACCTGGACACGCAGGATCGCAAAGGCCGCACTCCGCTCCATCGCGCAACGTACGAAGGACACGCCGAGGCCGCGGAAGCGCTCCTCGCCGCGGGTGCGGACACGACCGTGCTGAACAGGAACGGCAAAACCGCCTTCGAAATCGCACGGAAGGGTGCTTCCTATCTCAAGAAACGAACCTGA